The following coding sequences lie in one Timaviella obliquedivisa GSE-PSE-MK23-08B genomic window:
- a CDS encoding Uma2 family endonuclease — protein MTNLVIQFAQMPLPIDLSSLTAMAKMSDQQFYEFCRTNPELRIERNAAGEVIVMPPAFADTGNRNFKISQQMGNWADEDGTGEPFDSSTGFTLPNGAIRSPDAAWILSDRWNALASEEKTSFAPIAPDFVVELRSSSDRLKTLQDKMAEYIENGVRLGLLIDRKNCQVYVYRPDQDVEVLDHPEAVSCEPEMPGFVLKMGKIW, from the coding sequence ATGACTAATCTTGTAATTCAATTTGCACAGATGCCATTGCCGATCGATCTCTCTTCCCTGACTGCAATGGCGAAGATGAGCGATCAACAGTTTTATGAATTTTGTCGCACCAATCCTGAACTGCGAATTGAACGCAATGCTGCTGGAGAAGTGATTGTTATGCCACCTGCTTTTGCTGATACTGGAAACCGCAACTTCAAAATTTCGCAACAGATGGGCAACTGGGCGGATGAAGATGGGACAGGAGAACCATTTGATTCTAGTACGGGTTTCACATTACCTAATGGGGCAATTCGGTCTCCTGATGCCGCGTGGATTTTATCCGATCGCTGGAATGCTTTGGCATCTGAGGAAAAAACATCTTTTGCGCCGATCGCACCGGATTTTGTGGTGGAATTACGTTCGAGTAGTGACCGCCTAAAAACTCTGCAAGATAAGATGGCGGAATATATTGAAAATGGTGTGCGGTTAGGACTATTGATCGATCGCAAGAACTGTCAGGTTTATGTTTATCGTCCTGATCAAGACGTAGAAGTTTTAGATCATCCTGAAGCCGTGAGTTGTGAACCGGAGATGCCAGGGTTTGTTCTCAAGATGGGGAAAATTTGGTAA
- a CDS encoding GHKL domain-containing protein, with protein MASRRLALRHLFQARLSRQIVLSVFASIVLIEALILLPSIYRRQQELLSQLKEISAAETSGALRMLPAGTTDRQVLDRLQQSILNPKILGGALYRPDSTLVGTFGKMPQLSFTAVQANPGANLYQRHEYDAAWAIAPLEGQYVLIIRHNATSVQTDIIAFIGRIAGLVLIISIFVTIATLVALEPLLITPIMLLRKDLLNAGTAVLQDEAPPPFESLQTQRHDELGDVIAAFSQMYQQVSAAIAERKQAESALANLAEVGELSAMIVHEVRNPLTTVLMGLQSFQKIDLPAVAQFRLNLALEEADRLQRLLNEILNYTKCQTLNIIELDLNLLISEMLEMLREMPATHGKHIRFTPANTPAVIQGDKDKLKQVFINLICNACEAVNENETVYWSVQLMAEEISIKVRNGGEPIPADKIEQITKPFFTTKATGNGLGLAIVKRIVEAHGGTLEIKSNILLGTVVEVKLQKL; from the coding sequence TTGGCTTCTCGACGACTGGCATTACGACATCTGTTTCAGGCACGCTTATCTCGGCAGATTGTGTTGTCGGTATTTGCCAGTATTGTGCTGATTGAAGCGTTGATTTTGTTGCCCTCCATTTACCGCCGTCAGCAAGAGCTATTGTCGCAGCTTAAAGAAATTTCTGCTGCCGAGACTTCGGGCGCACTCAGGATGCTGCCTGCTGGAACAACCGATCGCCAAGTGTTAGATCGGCTGCAACAAAGCATCCTTAACCCTAAAATTTTGGGAGGCGCGCTGTATCGTCCCGACAGCACCCTAGTCGGCACCTTTGGCAAAATGCCACAGCTTAGTTTTACCGCTGTTCAAGCAAATCCTGGCGCTAATCTGTATCAACGTCATGAATATGATGCGGCTTGGGCGATCGCTCCCCTTGAAGGGCAATATGTCCTGATTATTCGTCATAATGCCACTTCAGTGCAAACCGATATTATTGCCTTTATTGGACGCATTGCTGGACTTGTTTTGATTATTTCTATTTTTGTTACCATTGCTACTTTAGTCGCTTTAGAGCCGCTGCTCATTACACCCATTATGTTATTGCGGAAAGATTTGTTAAATGCAGGAACCGCTGTTCTGCAAGACGAAGCTCCCCCGCCTTTTGAATCTTTACAAACCCAGCGGCACGACGAACTCGGAGATGTGATTGCTGCCTTTAGCCAAATGTATCAGCAAGTGTCGGCAGCGATCGCTGAGCGTAAACAAGCCGAAAGTGCCCTTGCTAACCTTGCCGAAGTCGGGGAACTCTCTGCCATGATTGTCCATGAAGTTCGTAATCCGCTCACTACAGTTCTAATGGGACTTCAATCTTTTCAGAAGATAGATTTACCTGCTGTAGCCCAATTTCGCCTCAATCTTGCCCTGGAAGAAGCCGATCGCCTGCAACGTTTGCTAAATGAAATTCTGAACTACACCAAGTGCCAAACGCTGAACATCATTGAGCTAGATCTAAACCTATTAATCAGCGAAATGTTAGAGATGCTTCGAGAGATGCCTGCTACTCACGGCAAGCACATCAGATTTACGCCTGCTAATACGCCTGCTGTGATTCAAGGAGACAAGGATAAACTAAAGCAGGTGTTCATCAATTTAATTTGTAATGCTTGTGAAGCAGTGAACGAGAACGAAACGGTTTACTGGAGCGTTCAACTAATGGCGGAAGAAATCAGCATTAAAGTTCGTAACGGGGGCGAACCTATTCCTGCTGATAAAATTGAACAGATCACTAAGCCTTTTTTTACCACTAAAGCGACGGGAAATGGATTAGGGCTAGCGATCGTGAAACGTATTGTTGAGGCGCACGGCGGCACGTTAGAAATCAAATCTAATATATTGCTGGGAACCGTTGTAGAGGTAAAGCTTCAGAAGCTTTAG